The Capra hircus breed San Clemente chromosome 2, ASM170441v1, whole genome shotgun sequence genome window below encodes:
- the CD28 gene encoding T-cell-specific surface glycoprotein CD28, giving the protein MILRLLLALNFFPSIQVAENKILVKQSPMLVVNDNEVNLSCKYTYNLFSKEFRASLYKGADSAVEVCAVNGNHSHPLQSTNKEFNCTVKVGNETVTFYLQDLYVNQTDIYFCKLEVLYPPPYIDNEKSNGTIIHVKEKHLCPSPQSPESSKPFWALVVVNGVLVFYSLLVTVALSNCWMKSKRNRMHQSDYMNMTPRRPGPTRRHYQPYAPTRDFAAYRS; this is encoded by the exons AAAACAAGATTTTGGTGAAGCAGTCGCCCATGCTTGTGGTAAACGACAATGAGGTCAATCTCAGCTGCAAGTACACGTACAACCTCTTCTCAAAGGAGTTCCGGGCATCCCTTTATAAGGGAGCAGATAGCGCTGTGGAGGTCTGTGCTGTGAATGGAAACCACTCCCATCCACTTCAGTCAACAAATAAGGAATTCAACTGCACCGTGAAAGTAGGCAATGAAACAGTGACTTTCTACCTCCAGGATCTGTATGTCAACcaaacagatatttatttctgcAAACTTGAGGTTCTTTATCCTCCTCCTTACATAGACAATGAGAAGAGTAATGGCACCATTATCCATGTGAAAG AGAAACATCTTTGTCCATCTCCCCAGTCTCCTGAGTCTTCTAAGCCATTTTGGGCCTTGGTGGTGGTAAACGGAGTGCTAGTTTTCTATAGCTTGCTAGTAACAGTGGCTCTTTCTAACTGCTGG atgaAGAGTAAGAGAAACAGGATGCATCAGAGCGACTACATGAACATGACCCCCCGCAGGCCAGGGCCCACCCGAAGGCACTACCAGCCCTATGCGCCAACACGAGACTTTGCGGCCTACCGCTCCTGA